The segment CAGGCCAACGGTGGCCGATGCCGCCACGACATTATGGATGGCAATCATGTTGCCTGCCGCAGCACCTACTGCCTGCAGCGCCACCATCAGTGCCCCCGACAACCCGAGCTGCGTCGCGACGTTGAACTGGAACTGCGACAGCATCATGTTCGAGACAGTGTTGGAGCCGGCAATGAAGGCACCCAATGCTCCGATGGTGGACGCGAACAGCGGATATACCTGCCCTAGCCCATCAGAGACGACATTGGCCATCATCACCGGCATGGAGACCAGGTCGTTCAGATTGACCCCGGAGTTGATCAGGATGCGCACCATGGGAATGGTGAAGATCAGCACGAAACCGGCGCCGAGCAGCGTACGCCATGACTCACTGGCCGCGGCCACCAGCTGCCGCCCCCGCATGCGATGCAGTACCAGCGTGAGAAGCGCCACGAACACCATGATGCCGCCTGGCAGATACAGCGGTTGCACCGAACCGGATATACCACTCGCGCCCAGCAAGTCCGTGGCGCTGAACTGCAGGCTGACCAGCAACGCCTTGAAGTCAGTCGATACTCGCGATGCCACCAGCAGCAGTGCGATCAAACCGTATGGCAGCCATGCCAACCACAGCGGTAGGCGACGCTGGCCTGCGGCGGCCACTTCGACATCATCACGCTCCAGCTTGAGGTCACCCAACCAATGCGTAGGCCATTGGGCCTCGGGCGGGAAGTCCCAGCGGTCTTTCGGCAGCAGGAAGCCTGCACGCGCTGCGGGCACCACGATGATCAACCCGACCAGCGCCCCGATCAGCGAGGGGAATTCCGGGCCGAGAAACACGCCAGCGGCCACATAGGGGAGCGTGAAGCAAAGGCCTGCAAACAGTGCAAAGGGTGTAATCGAGAGTCCTTCGGTCCAGCTTTTGTTGGCTCCGAAGAAGCGCGTCATCATCACCGTCATGAAGAGAGGCATCAGCAAGCCGACGATCCCATGCACGATCGCCACCTCGGAGGTGATCAACTGCAAGAAGACATCCCAGCTGGAGTGATGGGCCAACAGCTGCTCGCTCAGGCCAGCCTTGTCCAGGCCCGCATTCACGCCAATCACGATGGGCGTACCCACTGCGCCAAACGAGACCGGCGTCGACTGGATCATCATGCCGACCATCACCGCCCCCAATGCAGGGAAGCCGATCGCCACCAACAGAGGCGCAGCAATCGCCGCCGGCGTACCAAAGCCCGACGCCCCCTCGATGAAGCTACCGAACAGCCAGGCAATGATGATCGCCTGCACGCGTCGGTCTGGGCTGATGGTGGTGAAGGCGCCACGAATCACCGCGATCGCCCCGGAATGCTTGAGGGTGTTGAGAAGGAAGATGGCACCGAAGATGATCCACAGCACCGAGACCGTCACCAGAAGGCCTTGCAGCGTAGAGGCCACGATACGTGTCAGCGACATGTGCCACACGAAGTAGCCGATGACCGCAGTGACCAGAAAGACCAGAGGCATGGCGCGTCGCGCAGGCCAGTGCAGGCCGACGAGCAGTACGCCCGCCAGCAGAATGGGGGTAAAGGCCAGCAAGGCCAGAAGGGGCTCAGACATGACGGGGACTCCACAGGCGTATTGTTTTGATTTGTTATCCTGGCGCAGTGATGACGAGTACCGAGGGTTTGGCGTTCCCGGGGTCGATAGGTATCTCGCATGCGATAATTGGTCTTACCAATTTACCTTTCTACGCTTCGCCATAATCTAGGCCTCACTCATGGGTGGGTCAAACCCCATGAAGCGTATATGTAATAGACATTGGTCAAAGCTTATCGATGATTGATAATTGGTCTTACCAATTTTTTTTCTTGTGTATTTCCTCATGCGGCGCACGGTTGTCAGACATATTGGCAAGACCAATGTCTGGCTTTGTGGCCTGCCGTGCACACGACACACTTGTTGAAAAAGTGCCTATCGGCGGCGTCCTCATACGCACTGCTGGATCAAGAGCGCGCATCAACCTCGCAGCAAGGACAACCCCATGCGTTATGCCCCTGTTCGTCAGCCCCGCATTGCCGACGTACTGACCGAGCGCCTCGAGAGCATGATCATCGAAGGCAGCCTGAAGCCAGGTGAGCGACTGCCTCCCGAGCGCACGCTCGCCGAACA is part of the Cobetia sp. L2A1 genome and harbors:
- a CDS encoding L-lactate permease; translated protein: MSEPLLALLAFTPILLAGVLLVGLHWPARRAMPLVFLVTAVIGYFVWHMSLTRIVASTLQGLLVTVSVLWIIFGAIFLLNTLKHSGAIAVIRGAFTTISPDRRVQAIIIAWLFGSFIEGASGFGTPAAIAAPLLVAIGFPALGAVMVGMMIQSTPVSFGAVGTPIVIGVNAGLDKAGLSEQLLAHHSSWDVFLQLITSEVAIVHGIVGLLMPLFMTVMMTRFFGANKSWTEGLSITPFALFAGLCFTLPYVAAGVFLGPEFPSLIGALVGLIIVVPAARAGFLLPKDRWDFPPEAQWPTHWLGDLKLERDDVEVAAAGQRRLPLWLAWLPYGLIALLLVASRVSTDFKALLVSLQFSATDLLGASGISGSVQPLYLPGGIMVFVALLTLVLHRMRGRQLVAAASESWRTLLGAGFVLIFTIPMVRILINSGVNLNDLVSMPVMMANVVSDGLGQVYPLFASTIGALGAFIAGSNTVSNMMLSQFQFNVATQLGLSGALMVALQAVGAAAGNMIAIHNVVAASATVGLLGREGQTLRMTAIPTAYYLLASGVLGMLAFHLLGLTDPLLP